Proteins encoded by one window of Nasonia vitripennis strain AsymCx chromosome 5, Nvit_psr_1.1, whole genome shotgun sequence:
- the LOC100678946 gene encoding uncharacterized protein LOC100678946 isoform X2, with protein MNYGHNMPDWQQQQYSTLQSGEAERHQASAAGASITQQQQQQTVQPGAGSGGSGGHLYSLPDCLSNKPQQPAQQQNDGSFYGRGAAQQQQQQQPASSPMGHHPHMSGCHGYGPAAMGVMDTAVMGEDMQQQQQQQQRAVQMSLSSPTSRIGSGAAMHGPSIPGMGQIMPPTPSMPAAARQSSYGPCKGACCQPPNPAYRWDKMNPYQAAAASSSNPYRESGHPSAAASSYASSRYRSTIPGFPLDQQQQQQQAQQQQQQQRRYTRKESSQVSRTYHHQYPMQNPAGYGFPTTPDYQKYYAASSSRPPPVPQGPGPGMIKYGDPGLAAAIQDKYLNKQSQYQTANGAIMQNGVMVPGSMPPSPYYNPQMAHTSREDFACKEAKEQEAAARLGMSLQAKHMYQQKLAMQRMNIENHLREFSRMPGYQSHPKYQEYHMKYRECIRLQQSLEYPAMQPGMAQQPQQQQQQPAQSMPPINLQFDQNGVLINSSLMPGYNPAMQTAMPGVHNPMSPGAKDASAHYDGKAMQAMEHAMACASQQQQQPHQHQQQHAIMQLSPEQQQQQQHHHHQQSQQHYLPHHEYHHQVPATHHAQHMPPHHHHHHHQQQPLEDEAEAQRHKTCSKDFADKPQLDVRQFLESWDETEEEDALNGNLQDVILTDSTPIVVLEYGNLIPSAATAAAQTICVSEPAATEPTTAVLSAATTKPPAEKDQIAVVNNDGEVSTAEQIPTTVNIIRCITSADDVPTIHIVDTLENEAVVKKIEGAFHSLNPADIKSIEELVNKSSVTSSATGNKEERISLSFLNAATILQQPKEASEKSPGGVANDTAGTSSKPAANEQQQQQPQSSEKKNQVAAAEKNSGLNLSDATFVNEDTRNHDDLSLPELPTSECTPISTTLNTPNHSDNEESSERVRVMSLSTNSMEIMPSSPIISFAHSPIKFQKTSGSDELQFDFQNSNEASNASVLKDAKESNKGNQDAKSQSQSAKDVATTSVSQSQGQHCSSVIETAVFSFSEFSNSNSLQLGEEPKMPAPPMEDNCLTNIIKDTPPITDLRVLESDDDIVDKVNDIWMDINLENSLSNSSSSKLGCSEEKHAQTDKLRKIRKTSLRHFRKSKGGIIAIEQPTIAEKSRDSITMIPSTMPTPTPTPSSTPTPTPTPTPAPTPIPVTMEVVQEPSIVTKTLEKERETRKSLDSALKTAVTDKPKKRAKSVELDVSSNPDQEGLLKEFQDLKRKRSIGQIQDQIAMLKSSIDELRNLNHTGNNNSGVTSSSANNNNVNINNSANNNNLDNNDRDNNVVYNKPSSDDNSSFKNASLPMLPDTKSSGSSRRSFSSIFDEPSETSLEKVPEESSSRQCVDSDIKIQLSNVNLQFKDKKETNSGSVCNTSSSKEGIKIEINVSRVESQRLHDNEVVSKSNQHLNISLPPTSPMSCKVDCHTSISTTENEKETVKLDRALPAKEVIEEKAAPIIELDKEDVKLIAEEPKVTIVEEPQVIAEVQKPTVKDSKIIVEEPKVIAKEPKVIAEETKEEEMILTFVNKNAELEDSKCLTLENKAVSGKNNVQVDDSLLKKLEKKESDIENALKKLDECRRDSIHEEKEVAPPSKEPEFFQNKNFVDTPAPGCSKDLDFDNFDVEPFDDKSDDYLKDLLLSSDSKDHHRSNSSSKTVGYFNPLFHLDELENLNTVPVYTTKDGKITYSPNPNYTYRALIIEARQREGHQLFRDFYDSKSNSGRRSRHYSSSKSQDVDNVKKHGKSSHHKYKYEGKKEKYNEDVSVLSFENCIANENLAIANKRVDDEPVKFGTQRQDSVKHLEDMFDTDIDSMIIDNKSYKSGLMDKQETAIMENDRLSPVPLTPPPIVLRNDCADKELPLLDDEPERREADHSTKSMNRCIVDLQNLKEDILKKLNDQVPACKPRVQEFEPEVSMCDSAEIKETEDVSENRDAVSDKEMESDVQVPKEVTSVVQQDDSKVELYDDLVTKIEEKVSEELQVPEEPKSDQNDPIQVPSKLEKENPTEIPTKDVVEVTVVQHVILKTTEPESTKVDIAQEAQIAEVPKPAETKFISIEDEIRAEIAELAKPFDLEMNKEEEIKVSESVKQVEKEIKISEPSDPAKETDSKILQPLEPEKIEVKSPKLEKSNDTESKMPEPLQLANIQTKSKKSPSAIIDIGSSKTVHMPSATKHIKETPQQEEVQPKSEIHEKPISPESSFPRLPCSIDKSNFSFELCDRFINQEKNHTSRNDAVAKTVPKLVLRKSETNPKFFSKSMSIDNSNLEDLKKDIPEATSLKSPVHPKIPKMIIRNAKSRPSTPSIEEISENSCSFVANDSGEQKMNLKVKIRLDEKGEPVGRGNCQNSCDSTEAKVPKMKIKLEENLPRVVIESIDPSSLDQLKTVPKMKITNVKGSLPKIKEKRPLVIEDGKSDAYHSLTDNECYRVREKSRSKSKKDSPGYWSSSECSQKRSSSSSFVSHSKKVRRSPKEEVHLDPNLEDTQFMLDEYRQQNNSNSCSSVSTKVPKVIIKRTSPSAEFKCELSKEAIVNQQPQVVLRRSWVLDCMAKDLRHMKLVVKVANSKRQEAKREAKPESNEMQWKRFISGLKKRRELSRSNSTSDLSPPKIKRRRTSDYTIGTLDYSDSDSSTRFDFAKNKYEEVEQQKLTRRSSLNLASEVRAFSAAKTCWKSLDENMNSKSKMDFENDERLNTNVAVDNKKLETIPEASNSYSSEFSHDANNKSANEKSEESSLNEIHVPLEMEEDDSEILDKDVDVHEEEIDGTMDDFETNESSVIKLDSSDESQTTIEILPASPEQELDVEQHKKDIEEEEQIYSEDAMPMHFEYELEVGASPVDPLEVPLPGSEVETDKSSSSIESKQIPGILIHEQLAIEDNLSGNTSLNEEIAQPMPIDSDIPEENPSIKSENSTSNSCPDPSSVPPLMRIVDEASSTSTSLNNPLSLKSEDMVDNVNSSSNSHETTMTTTTSTTEEEEEDKNLKLGAGASTACSYSDLLVKEVLAAKETLKKYLGNLTSDGNRSNSSPVTSRPKSKTETKHQGSTSYEMSSLAKYGRSTKFRHRDKWNRLNGKSRSSDVRASRTSSSNDPDKDSSSNHTDKSSHRKQASAELEKTKNETTNGNKSSQSKSYKIPRLSKTQMDDSLTHAVEENLRQSREREKADESKAEMISEINARAPQAMITMGQSTNEANDLAETQAVKRVENVISRSDESNFATKAKALQLNPEMTISNIVRELVFHDKATIRHRRYCMLCERWFPSTLRHRRHLAGYQHRHTELTQRRAIHMLFLIFTGNLCPKLLPPHVVRTDCVPGELTPLQIAVQDFASVFDGAQQILGKQNNETKE; from the exons ATGAACTACGGGCACAACATGCCAGactggcagcagcagcaatatAGTACATTGCAGTCTGGCGAGGCCGAGAGGCACCAGGCCAGTGCCGCCGGTGCCTCGATCacccaacagcagcagcagcagacggtGCAACCAGGGGCAGGAAGCGGAGGCAGTGGTGGCCACCTCTACAGCCTCCCCGACTGCCTGAGCAACAAGCCCCAGCAGCCAGCTCAGCAACAGAACGATGGAAGCTTCTACGGCCGAGGAGcagctcagcagcagcaacagcagcagccggcgaGTTCACCCATGGGCCACCACCCGCACATGTCCGGCTGTCACGGCTACGGACCTGCCGCCATGGGGGTCATGGACACTGCTGTCATGGGCGAGGacatgcagcagcagcagcagcagcaacagagAGCGGTACAGATGTCCCTGAGCAGTCCCACGTCGAGGATCGGCTCCGGCGCTGCTATGCACGGGCCGAGCATACCCGGTATGGGCCAGATCATGCCACCCACGCCGAGCATGCCAGCCGCCGCCAGACAGAGCTCGTACGGGCCCTGCAAGGGGGCTTGCTGCCAACCGCCCAATCCTGCCTACAG GTGGGACAAGATGAACCCCTACCAGGCAGCGGCAGCGTCGAGCAGCAATCCCTACCGCGAGAGCGGACACCCATCGGCGGCCGCCAGTTCGTACGCCTCGTCTCGCTACCGCAGTACCATTCCCGGCTTTCCTCTCgaccagcagcaacagcaacagcaagcccaacagcagcagcagcagcagaggagGTACACGAGGAAGGAGTCGAGTCAGGTCTCTCGTACCTATCACCACCAGTACCCGATGCAGAACCCCGCCGGCTACGGATTCCCCACGACGCCGGACTACCAGAAGTACTACGCGGCGTCGAGTAGTCGGCCTCCACCGGTGCCCCAGGGTCCCGGTCCCGGGATGATCAAGTACGGGGATCCGGGACTGGCAGCCGCCATACAGGACAAGTACCTCAACAAGCAGAGCCAGTACCAGACGGCCAACGGGGCCATCATGCAGAACGGCGTTATGGTACCCGGTAGCATGCCGCCCAGTCCCTACTACAATCCGCAGATGG CGCACACGAGTCGCGAGGATTTCGCCTGCAAAGAAGCCAAGGAACAAGAGGCCGCAGCTCGGCTGGGCATGAGTCTGCAGGCGAAGCACATGTACCAGCAGAAGCTCGCGATGCAGAGGATGAACATCGAGAACCATCTGCGCGAGTTCTCGAGGATGCCCGGCTACCAGAGTCACCCCAAGTACCAGGAGTACCACATGAAGTACCGCGAGTGCATCAGGCTGCAGCAGTCGCTCGAGTACCCGGCTATGCAACCCGGCATGGCGCAGCAGccacagcagcaacagcagcaaccgGCCCAGTCCATGCCGCCAATCAATCTGCAGTTCGACCAGAACGGGGTTTTGATCAACTCGAGCTTGATGCCTGGCTACAATCCGGCAATGCAGACGGCCATGCCTGGGGTGCACAATCCTATGAGCCCCGGAGCTAAGGATGCCTCGGCGCACTACGATG GCAAGGCGATGCAGGCGATGGAACACGCGATGGCCTGCGCCAgtcagcaacagcagcagccgcatcagcaccagcagcagcacgcgaTAATGCAGCTCAGtcccgagcagcagcagcagcagcagcatcaccATCACCAGCAGTCCCAGCAGCATTACCTGCCCCACCACGAGTATCACCACCAAGTACCAGCGACGCATCACGCTCAGCATATGCCTCCTCACCATCACCATCATcaccaccagcagcagccgctCGAGGACGAGGCCGAGGCGCAGCGACACAAGACCTGCAGCAAGGACTTTGCCGACAAGCCCCAGCTCGACGTTCGACAGTTCCTCGAGAGCTGGGACGAGACCGAGGAAGAGGACGCGCTCAACGGCAACCTCCAGGAT GTGATACTAACAGACAGCACGCCGATCGTCGTGCTGGAGTACGGCAACCTGATCCCATCGGCAGCCACGGCAGCTGCTCAGACAATTTGCGTCTCGGAGCCGGCAGCAACGGAGCCAACGACCGCCGTCCTAAGCGCGGCGACGACCAAGCCGCCCGCCGAGAAGGATCAAATTGCCGTGGTAAACAACGACGGCGAGGTCTCGACTGCGGAACAGATACCCACAACCGTCAACATAATCCGTTGCATAACGAGCGCGGACGACGTGCCGACTATCCACATCGTCGATACGCTCGAGAACGAGGCGGTGGTGAAGAAGATCGAAGGCGCGTTCCACAGCCTCAACCCCGCCGACATAAAAAGCATCGAGGAACTCGTCAACAAGAGCAGCGTGACGAGCAGTGCGACCGGTAACAAGGAGGAGAGGATCTCATTGTCTTTCCTCAACGCCGCGACGATTCTCCAACAGCCCAAGGAAGCCAGCGAGAAGAGCCCCGGTGGAGTCGCTAATGACACCG CGGGCACATCGAGCAAACCTGCAGCCAAcgaacagcaacagcagcagccgcagtcGAGCGAGAAGAAAAACCAAGTCGCCGCAGCGGAGAAGAACAGTGGCTTGAACCTTAGTGACGCAACCTTCGTGAACGAGGACACGCGTAACCACGATGACCTGAGCCTGCCGGAATTGCCCACGTCGGAATGTACGCCCATATCCACGACCCTCAATACGCCGAACCACTCGGACAACGAGGAGTCTTCGGAGCGCGTGCGCGTCATGAGCCTGTCTACCAACTCGATGGAGATCATGCCCAGCAGTCCCATCATCAGTTTCGCGCACTCTCCCATCAAGTTCCAGAAGACGTCGGGCAGCGACGAGCTGCAGTTCGACTTTCAGAACTCCAACGAGGCCTCGAACGCCTCGGTACTGAAGGATGCTAAAGAGTCGAATAAAG GCAACCAGGATGCCAAGTCTCAGTCGCAGTCGGCAAAGGACGTCGCTACAACAAGTGTTTCCCAATCTCAAGGCCAACACTGCAGCTCGGTCATTGAGACGGCGGTCTTTTCATTCTCCGAGTTCTCCAATTCGAATTCCCTTCAACTTGGCGAAGAGCCAAAAATGCCGGCTCCTCCTATGGAGGACAACTGTCTCACCAATATCATTAAGGACACACCGCCTATAACGGATTTGCGAGTCTTGGAATCCGACGACGACATCGTCGACAAAGTCAATGATATTTGGATGGACATCAATCTGGAAAACAGCCTCAGCAATAGTTCCAGCAGCAAACTCGGCTGCAGCGAAGAGAAACACGCGCAAACGGACAAACTAAGGAAAATTCGTAAAACGAGTTTGAGGCATTTTCGCAAAAGCAAAGGAGGAATCATTGCCATCGAGCAGCCGACGATAGCGGAAAAATCGAGAGACTCGATAACCATGATACCTTCGACAATGCCTACACCAACCCCAACTCCGAGTTCAACGCCCACTCCAACGCCAACTCCGACACCTGCTCCAACTCCGATTCCAGTTACGATGGAGGTTGTTCAAGAACCATCTATCGTAACGAAAACGCTggaaaaggagagagaaactCGAAAATCACTCGACTCGGCTCTGAAAACCGCAGTCACGGATAAGCCAAAGAAGAGGGCTAAGTCTGTCGAGCTCGACGTCAGTAGTAATCCGGATCAGGAAGGGCTACTGAAAGAGTTTCAAGATCTCAAGAGGAAACGAAGCATTGGCCAGATACAGGACCAAATCGCGATGCTCAAGTCGAGCATAGACGAGCTCAGGAACTTGAACCACACTGGCAACAATAACAGCGGTGTAACTAGTAGCAGTGCTAATAATAACAAtgtgaatataaataatagtgcaaataacaataatttggATAACAACGATCGCGACAATAATGTCGTTTATAATAAACCAAGTTCAGATGACAATAGTTCGTTTAAGAACGCTTCGTTACCAATGTTACCCGATACCAAGTCTAGCGGCAGCTCCAGGCGTAGTTTCTCCTCGATCTTCGACGAGCCTTCGGAAACTAGTCTCGAAAAAGTTCCGGAAGAGTCGAGCTCGAGGCAGTGCGTCGACTCAGACATCAAGATTCAGTTATCCAACGTCAATCTGCAGTTCAAAGATAAGAAAGAGACGAACAGCGGCAGTGTATGCAACACTTCTAGCTCGAAAGAGGGTATCAAGATCGAAATAAATGTTTCGCGAGTCGAGAGTCAGCGATTGCACGACAACGAGGTCGTCAGCAAGTCCAATCAGCACCTCAACATCTCGCTACCGCCCACGAGTCCAATGAGCTGCAAAGTCGACTGTCACACATCCATATCCACCACCGAAAATGAGAAAGAGACTGTGAAGCTCGACCGTGCCCTGCCTGCGAAAGAAGTGATCGAGGAGAAGGCGGCGCCGATCATCGAACTCGACAAAGAGGATGTCAAATTGATCGCCGAAGAACCTAAAGTAACAATCGTTGAAGAGCCTCAAGTAATCGCCGAGGTTCAGAAGCCTACTGTCAAAGATTCTAAAATTATTGTCGAGGAACCTAAAGTGATCGCCAAAGAGCCGAAAGTGATCGCCGAAGAGACCAAAGAAGAGGAGATGATCCTCACCTTCGTGAACAAGAACGCCGAACTCGAAGACAGCAAGTGCCTTACCTTAGAGAATAAAGCTGTCAGCGGTAAAAATAACGTTCAAGTTGACGATTCATTGCTGAAAAAGCTCGAGAAGAAGGAATCTGATATCGAGAACGCGCTGAAGAAGCTCGACGAGTGCCGTCGTGACTCCATCCACGAAGAGAAAGAAGTTGCCCCGCCATCTAAGGAGCCTGAGTTCTTTCAAAACAAGAATTTCGTTGATACTCCAGCTCCCGGCTGCTCCAAGGATCTTGACTTTGACAACTTCGACGTCGAGCCTTTTGACGACAAGTCCGACGACTATCTCAAAGACCTGCTTCTATCCAGCGACAGCAAGGATCATCATCgtagcaacagcagcagcaagacTGTCGGATACTTCAACCCGCTCTTTCATCTGGACGAGCTTGAGAATCTCAACACTGTTCCTGTATACACGACGAAAGACGGAAAGATCACGTACAGTCCCAATCCAAACTACACGTACAGAGCGCTAATCATCGAAGCCAGACAGCGCGAAGGCCACCAACTGTTTCGTGACTTTTACGATAGCAAGAGTAATAGTGGCAGGAGAAGCAGGCATTACAGCTCGTCCAAGTCGCAGGATGTCGACAACGTCAAGAAGCATGGAAAATCCTCTCATCACAAGTACAAATACGAGGGTAAAAAAGAGAAGTACAACGAAGACGTCTCTGTGTTAAGCTTCGAAAATTGCATAGCCAATGAAAATCTTGCGATAGCGAATAAACGAGTGGACGACGAGCCAGTCAAATTCGGCACTCAGCGTCAAGACAGTGTTAAGCACCTGGAAGACATGTTCGACACTGATATAGACTCTATGATCATCGATAATAAGTCTTATAAAAGTGGTCTAATGGATAAACAAGAAACTGCCATAATGGAGAACGATAGACTTTCTCCAGTCCCACTGACGCCTCCACCGATAGTATTAAGAAACGATTGCGCAGACAaggagctgccgctgctggacGACGAACCGGAGAGAAGAGAAGCGGACCACAGTACCAAGAGCATGAACAGGTGCATCGTCGATCTGCAGAACCTGAAGGAAGACATACTGAAAAAACTGAACGATCAGGTTCCAGCCTGCAAGCCACGCGTCCAAGAGTTCGAGCCTGAAGTGAGCATGTGTGACTCTGCGGAGATTAAAGAGACAGAGGATGTGAGTGAGAATCGCGATGCGGTTAGTGATAAAGAAATGGAAAGTGATGTTCAAGTGCCTAAGGAAGTGACGAGTGTTGTGCAACAAGACGATTCTAAAGTAGAACTCTATGATGATTTAGTGACTAAGATCGAGGAAAAAGTGTCGGAGGAGCTCCAAGTTCCTGAGGAACCAAAATCCGATCAAAATGATCCGATTCAAGTTCCGTCTAAGTTAGAGAAAGAAAATCCGACGGAGATTCCTACGAAAGACGTTGTTGAGGTGACAGTAGTGCAACATGTGATATTGAAAACTACCGAGCCCGAGTCGACGAAAGTAGATATCGCGCAGGAAGCTCAAATAGCAGAAGTTCCGAAACCAGCTGAAACGAAATTTATCAGCATTGAAGACGAAATTCGAGCGGAAATAGCCGAGTTGGCTAAACCATTCGATCTGGAAATGAATAAAGAAGAGGAAATCAAGGTGTCCGAATCTGTCAAGCAGGTTGAGaaggaaattaaaatatcGGAGCCTTCTGATCCGGCCAAGGAAACGGATAGCAAAATTTTGCAACCTTTGGAGCCGGAAAAAATCGAGGTTAAATCTCCTAAGCTAGAAAAATCGAACGATACAGAAAGTAAAATGCCAGAACCTCTTCAACTGGCAAACATTCAAACGAAGTCTAAGAAATCCCCAAGTGCAATTATTGATATCGGTAGTTCGAAAACTGTACATATGCCGAGCGCGACTAAACACATAAAAGAAACTCCTCAGCAGGAGGAAGTTCAACCCAAGAGTGAAATCCACGAAAAACCAATCAGTCCCGAGTCTTCGTTCCCGAGGTTACCCTGCTCAATCGACAAGAGCAACTTCTCCTTCGAGTTGTGCGACCGTTTCATCAATCAGGAGAAAAATCATACCTCGCGAAATGACGCCGTGGCCAAGACCGTTCCTAAATTAGTTCTACGAAAGAGCGAGACGAATCCCAAGTTCTTCTCCAAGTCCATGTCCATTGACAACAGCAATCTCGAAGACCTGAAAAAAGACATTCCAGAAGCAACGAGCTTGAAGAGCCCGGTGCATCCGAAAATTCCGAAAATGATAATCCGCAACGCCAAGTCTCGACCGTCCACTCCGAGCATCGAAGAGATATCCGAGAATTCGTGTTCATTCGTCGCCAACGATTCCGGCGAGCAAAAAATGAACCTCAAGGTAAAGATTCGTCTGGACGAGAAAGGCGAGCCTGTGGGACGGGGTAACTGTCAGAACTCCTGCGACTCCACCGAAGCCAAGGTTCCCAAAATGAAGATCAAACTCGAAGAGAATTTGCCACGTGTGGTCATCGAAAGCATCGACCCCAGCAGCCTCGACCAGTTGAAGACGGTACCAAAGATGAAGATCACTAATGTCAAAGGTTCTCTGCCAAAGATAAAGGAGAAGCGACCGCTCGTAATCGAGGATGGCAAATCGGATGCGTATCACTCGCTGACGGATAACGAATGCTATCGGGTGAGGGAAAAGTCGCGCTCCAAATCAAAGAAGGACTCGCCGGGCTACTGGTCGTCCTCGGAATGCTCCCAGAAGCGCAGCAGCTCGTCGAGTTTCGTCTCTCACTCGAAAAAGGTGCGGCGTTCACCCAAGGAGGAGGTGCACTTGGATCCAAACTTGGAGGACACGCAGTTCATGCTGGACGAGTACCGGCAACagaacaacagcaacagctgcagcagcgtctCGACCAAGGTGCCCAAGGTGATCATCAAGAGAACGTCGCCCAGTGCCGAGTTCAAGTGCGAACTGAGCAAAGAGGCTATCGTGAATCAACAGCCCCAGGTCGTGCTCAGGAGGTCTTGGGTTCTCGATTGCATGGCCAAGGATCTCAGGCACATGAAGCTCGTGGTGAAGGTGGCCAACAGCAAGAGACAGGAAGCCAAGCGGGAAGCGAAGCCCGAGTCTAACGAGATGCAGTGGAAGAG GTTTATATCTGGACTGAAGAAGCGTCGCGAGCTGTCGAGATCCAACTCCACCTCGGATCTGTCTCCGCCAAAGATCAAACGTCGAAGGACGTCGGACTACACAATCGGAACACTCGACTATTCAGACTCTGATTCTAGCACGAGATTCGACTTCGCGAAAAACAAATACGAGGAAGTTGAGCAGCAAAAGCTTACACGCAGGTCGTCGCTGAATCTCGCCTCGGAAGTGCGGGCTTTCAGCGCAGCTAAAACTTGCTGGAAATCGCTGGACGAGAATATGAATAGCAAGAGTAAGATGGACTTCGAAAACGACGAGAGGCTGAACACCAACGTCGCCGTTGATAACAAGAAGCTGGAGACGATTCCCGAAGCCAGCAATTCGTACAGTTCGGAGTTCAGCCACGATGCGAACAACAAATCCGCTAACGAAAAGAGCGAAGAAAGCAGTTTGAACGAAATACACGTACCGCTGGAGATGGAGGAAGACGACAGCGAGATTCTCGACAAAGACGTAGACGTGCACGAAGAGGAAATCGACGGCACGATGGACGACTTCGAGACGAACGAGAGCTCCGTTATCAAGCTCGATTCGTCGGATGAGAGTCAGACGACGATAGAGATACTGCCAGCTTCGCCGGAACAGGAGCTTGACGTAGAACAGCACAAGAAGGACATTGAAGAGGAAGAGCAGATTTACAGCGAGGACGCGATGCCTATGCACTTTGAGTACGAACTGGAAGTCGGTGCCAGTCCTGTCGATCCTTTGGAAGTGCCCTTGCCTGGCTCCGAAGTTGAGACAGACAAGTCGTCGAGTTCTATCGAGAGCAAGCAGATTCCTGGCATCTTGATACACGAACAATTgg CCATAGAAGACAATCTATCAGGCAACACGTCCCTCAACGAAGAAATAGCTCAACCGATGCCCATCGACTCGGACATCCCCGAAGAGAACCCCTCGATCAAATCGGAAAATTCGACCTCCAATTCTTGCCCCGATCCCAGCAGTGTCCCGCCTCTAATGAGAATAGTCGATGAGGCATCGTCCACAAGTACTAGCCTCAATAACCCCCTCTCTCTGAAGAGCGAGGACATGGTCGATAACGTCAATTCGTCATCGAACTCGCACGAGACAACGATGACAACAACTACGTCGACGAccgaagaggaagaggaggataAGAATTTGAAACTTGGCGCTGGCGCCAGTACAGCTTGCTCGTACTCCGATCTACTAGTCAAAGAGGTGCTCGCCGCGAAAGAGACGCTAAAGAAGTACCTTGGCAATCTGACTTCCGATGGTAACCGATCCAACAGCTCGCCGGTCACGTCGAGGCCGAAATCGAAGACTGAGACGAAGCATCAAGGCAGCACCAGCTATGAGATGAGCAGCCTTGCAAAGTATGGCAGATCGACCAAGTTTAGGCACAG AGATAAATGGAATCGGCTTAACGGCAAGTCCCGTAGCAGCGATGTTCGAGCCTCGCGCACTTCCTCTTCCAATGATCCCGACAAAGACTCGTCCTCCAATCACACCGATAAATCCTCGCACCGCAAGCAAGCCTCCGCAGAACTCGAGAAAACCAAAAACGAGACTACCAACGGTAACAAGTCATCCCAGTCGAAATCATACAAGATTCCTAGGCTATCGAAGACACAAATGGACGATTCATTAACGCACGCGGTTGAGGAAAATCTGCGGCAATCGCGCGAACGCGAGAAAGCGGACGAGAGCAAGGCCGAGATGATATCGGAAATAAATGCACGAGCTCCACAAGCGATGATAACGATGGGTCAGAGCACAAACGAAGCCAACGATCTCGCCGAAACGCAAGCGGTTAAGAGGGTGGAAAATGTGATATCAAGATCGGACGAGTCGAATTTTGCGACAAAGGCCAAAGCCTTACAGCTCAATCCCGAAATGACTATATCGAATATCGTCAGAGAGCTGGTCTTTCACGATAAG GCGACGATAAGGCACCGAAGGTACTGCATGCTGTGCGAGCGCTGGTTCCCGTCAACTCTACGGCATCGACGCCACTTGGCGGGTTATCAGCATCGGCATACAGAACTGACGCAGCGCCGGGCCATACACATGCTGTTTCTCATCTTTACTGGGAATCTCTGTCCCAAGCTCCTACCTCCACACGTCGTGAGAACCGACTGTGTGCCCGGCGAACTTACGCCCCTACAGATAGCCGTACAG GACTTTGCATCGGTGTTTGATGGGGCGCAACAGATTCTTGGCAAACAAAACAACGAGACTAAagaataa